The following are encoded together in the Rhizoctonia solani chromosome 10, complete sequence genome:
- a CDS encoding NAD-dependent histone deacetylase SIR2: MSDSNLLARLAEILRRQQQQPRDGSIDGDEDEDDTRHTMTAEELEEAQRLLWQYIADPHGSDGTVPREDPKVLETRDLAGIANYLKSGTGYGSGKKKVVLMVGISTSAGIPDFRSPKTGLYANLARLNLPYPEAVFDIHFFEQNPLPFYTLAHELYPGKFRPTVTHSFIKLLSDKGMLQMCFTQNIDTLERLAGVPASQLVEAHGSFAENHCISCGAEFPADEMRELVMAKNPDVPGGVNVPRCKKPNCGGLVKPDIVFFGESLPERFHESLSLLPFADLALVIGTSLTVHPFARLPQMVSDRCPRALLNMETAGQFNRADDVIHLAPCDDAVRELCDLLGWRDELEKLWAETENIVAGPSTSTQPGPDKTEDDLAVLMDKALNLNAAEKNAEDVAEKTAATTESARPGPNAQKATASIRVSLAWLPEPAPVPDEESVLVLTAPTGQYVDIRIKLARTDSSTATSQLSETPINDPSNVPSDSNLSWGFAGIASRTSDGKGGRWSRVVDSRTADPAGETDEGQEETLPNGDTKESGTMDGKAYIEVWRSLDVGSSPEVWVSEKKDVGMVVRVGEWAQGVVRNGDQVSVFRARFKDDSWVDVYRVGSVEVFPAIGGSLEGWDVLGDLAETKL, translated from the exons ATGTCGGATTCAAATCTTCTGGCCCGACTGGCAGAAATACTAAGGcggcagcaacagcagccaaGAGATGGGTCCATAGATGGCgacgaagatgaggatgatACGCGACATACGATGACAGCGGAAGAACTTGAAGAGGCTCAGCGTCTCTTGTGGCAGTATATCGCGGATCCCCACGGAAGCGACGGGACAGTACCCCGAGAGGATCCAAAGGTGCTGGAGACGCGTGACTTGGCGGGCATTGCAAACTATCTCAAATCTGGGACGGGCTATGGGTCAGGAAAGAAGAAGGTAGTATTGATGGTTG GTATAAGCACCTCGGCTGGGATTCCTGACTTTAGATCCCCCAAAACTG GTCTATAT GCTAACCTCGCTCGTCTAAATTTACCCTATCCCGAGGCTGTCTTTGATATTCATTTCTTCGAACAAAACCCTCTCCCAT TTTATACATTGGCCCACGAGTTGTATCCGGGCAAATTCCGTCCTACTGTAACCCACTCGTTCATCAAACTACTATCTGACAAGGGAATGCTACAGATGTGTTTCACCCAG AACATTGATACACTCGAACGTCTCGCCGGAGTCCCAGCTTCCCAACTGGTAGAAGCCCACGGCTCGTTTGCGGAGAACCACTGTATTAGCTGCGGAGCCGAGTTCCCAGCAGACGAAATGCGAGAACTTGTCATGGCCAAGAATCCGGATGTTCCTGGGGGAGTCAATGTACCAAGGTGTAAAAAGCCTAATTGTGGGGGGTTGGTTAAACCTGACATTGTGTTCTTTGGGGAATCG CTTCCAGAACGGTTCCACGAATCACTGAGCCTTTTACCGTTTGCCGATCTGGCGCTGGTGATTGGTACCAGTCTAACTGTGCATCCGTTTGCCCGTCTTCCTCAGATGGTGAGCGACCGGTGCCCAAGGGCGCTATTGAATATGGAGACGGCGGGACAATTTAACAGGGCAGATGACGTG ATTCATTTGGCACCTTGCGACGATGCCGTCCGCGAGCTTTGCGATCTTCTCGGCTGGAGGGACGAACTGGAAAAACTATGGGCAGAAACAGAGAACATAGTTGCCGGTCCATCGACTTCGACTCAACCGGGACCAGACAAGACCGAAGACGACCTTGCTGTATTGATGGACAAGGCGCTCAACTTGAACGCAGCCGAGAAGAACGCCGAGGATGTAGCGGAGAAAACAGCTGCTACGACCGAGTCTGCTCGACCTGGTCCAAATGCGCAAAAGGCAACGGCGAGCATTCGGGTGTCTCTTGCTTGGTTGCCCGAGCCGGCGCCTGTACCAGATGAAGAGAGCGTACTAGTTTTAACTGCTCCGACCGGTCAATACGTGGACATCCGTATTAAACTTGCTCGTACCGACTCTTCAACCGCTACTTCCCAACTCTCCGAAACGCCCATCAACGATCCCTCCAATGTCCCCTCCGATTCGAATCTCTCTTGGGGATTCGCAGGAATAGCCAGTCGAACGTCAGATGGGAAAGGAGGTCGCTGGTCCCGCGTCGTTGATTCTCGAACAGCCGATCCAGCCGGAGAAACAGACGAAGGCCAAGAAGAAACTCTTCCGAACGGGGATACCAAAGAGTCCGGCACGATGGACGGGAAAGCCTACATCGAAGTATGGAGGAGTTTGGATGTCGGAAGTTCGCCCGAAGTCTGGGTCTCGGAGAAAAAGGACGTAGGGATGGTGGTGAGAGTGGGCGAGTGGGCGCAAGGCGTGGTTAGGAACGGGGATCAAGTTAGCGTGTTTCGTGCTCGGTTCAAGGACGATAGTTGGGTCGATGTGTATCGAGTGGGTTCGGTCGAAGTGTTCCCTGCGATTGGTGGATCGTTGGAAGGGTGGGATGTCCTTGGTGATCTTGCCGAAACGAAGCTTTGA
- a CDS encoding rhamnogalacturonate lyase — translation MLRRTLLSASLLLTSFIAPAFAGFGVKESGNSFVVDTDGGLVFTVDKRNGDITSMLYNGIQAQDQTKRSHISSGLGNAPCSWTKIGNYIKITCTTSTLTQYYVAQYKNPGIHMATYITAEPSVGELRFIARLNANTIPNGHGASKVAGSSSTVEGSDVFVVSGQTRSKFYSSKQFIDDQVHGATGSGIGAYMIIPGTGYESASGGPFFRDINNQNGGQQEVYIHEFGTHADGGLPYGLARAIPLQFTTGSVPSADINLAFWDGLGIKGYVPRSGRGFVKGKASGVPSNYAGLVVVGWSNSAAQYWARAEASTGNYFSPAMKPGTYTMTMYKSELAVAKSTVTISAGQTSTANIQSTEANPSTIWQIGEFDGTPRGFLNADMIETMQYVLTNFAHRTNACTNGSELYCWPARYWILPNGHFQGDRPCHRRWAMNSSQTGARTLEIGVTLAFAGGRPQVTINGWTGPAPPAPSQPNSRGVTRGTWRGNNTLYTVKIPAGVLKSNEVNVMTINVISGSSGDTYLSPNVVIDAVRLY, via the exons ATGTTGCGTCGCACATTGTTATCAGCCTCACTCCTTCTTACCAGTTTCATCGCGCCTGCGTTTGCCGGGTTCGGTGTCAAGGAATCTGGGAACTCATTTGTAGTCGATACCGATGGCGGACTGGTCTTTACAG TTGATAAGCGAAATGGTGACATTACTTCTATGCTTTACAATGGCATTCAGGCCCAAGACCAGACTAAGCGCAGTCACATT AGTTCCGGTCTGGGCAATGCACCATGCTCGTGGACCAAGATCGGGAACTACATCAAGATTACTTGCACGACCAGCACATTGACCCA ATACTACGTCGCCCAATACAAGAATCCTGGCATTCACATGGCCACCTA CATTACCGCCGAACCATCGGTCGGAGAACTTCGCTTTATCGCTCGTCTTAATGCCAACACTATTCCTAATGGCCATGGTGCCTCTAAAGTCGCTGGATCTTCGAGCACCGTAGAGGGAAGCGATGTTTTCGTCGTCAGTGGTCAGACTCGCTCCAAGT TCTACTCCTCGAAGCAATTTATTGATGACCAAGTCCATGGG GCTACTGGATCTGGAATTGGCGCATACATGATTATTCCCGGTACTGGCTACGAGTCTGCTTCAGGTGGACCTTTCTTCCGCGA TATCAATAATCAGAACG GTGGCCAACAAgaggtttatatacatgaatTCGGGACACACGCAGACGGAGGACTACCGTATGGGCTTGCACGGGCCATACCTCTCCAATTTACCACCGGAAGCGTTCCTTCCGCGGACATTA ACCTGGCATTCTGGGATGGACTTGGGATCAAAGGTTACGTGCCTCGCTCCGGGCGTGGGTTCGTCAAGGGCAAGGCGAGTGGTGTGCCTTCCAACTATGCGGGGTTAGTTGTGGTTGGATGGTCCAACTCGGCTGCTCAATACTG GGCGCGAGCAGAGGCAAGCACCGGAAACTACTTTTCCCCTGCTATGAAGCCTGGAACCTACACCATGACAA TGTACAAGAGCGAGCTTGCGGTTGCTAAATCTACTGTGACCATCTCTGCGGGCCAAACTTCGACAGCCAATATTCAGTCTACCGAAGCGAATCCAAGCACAATTTGGCAGATTGGAGAATTTGATGGTACTCCCCGAGGCTTCTTGAACGCCGA CATGATCGAGACTATGCAGTACGTGTTGACGAATTTTG CCCATCGGACAAACG CATGCACGAATGGCTCCGAACTATACTGTTGGCCAGCAAGGTATTGGATACTTCCCAATGGCCATTTTCAAGGCGATCGGCCCTGCCACCGTCGGTGGGCCATGAATAGCTCCCAGACTGGGGCGCGTACACTCGAGATTGGGGTCACCCTGGCATTCGCAG GTGGTCGTCCTCAAGTTACGATCAACGGTTGGACCGGACCGGCTCCTCCTGCTCCTAGTCAACCCAACAGCCGTGGCGTCACTCGCG GAACATGGCGTGGAAAC AACACGCTTTACACCGTAAAGATTC CCGCGGGAGTCCTCAAGTCCAACGAGGTCAACGTCATGACAATCAACGTTATATCCGGCTCTTCAGGTGATACTTACTT ATCTCCCAATGTTGTGATCGACGCAGTCCGTCTTTATTAA
- a CDS encoding RNase H domain-containing protein, translating to MNYSAKLRTIPKSSEVAKRLPASWDTHTPTLNSNRNNKTKSLQSPIHFIASHSHPHIEFVLPTLTTHPTHPFHSLIKSKSKTPLTASSATNTVTESYPKLAYLKNVMPAFLATQMGTRQCPMAFRKLASATLYVLEKDSVIVVAFMKAKQIAESQGYCKIRIYCDNQSAVKSIADLSRHPCQFASRAFVTATKAFVAEHPEQSIHITWTPGHNGVEGNETADRLANEGARVAPTPIFNRTITWAKEQATRKTIRTWKKAWYEHSESRINSKYYIPRPPALKLHPIFNSSKLGRDIECRLVQYLTGHGHYGKYHAQFHHNVDPRCACGESDETIFHLTTSCPATAGHRGILSEFSTNISDPTLFGSLAGLEAVAKFIAKTGIGRRRGGPQAAAHSM from the exons ATGAACTACTCAGCTAAGCTCAGAACCATCCCCAAGTCATCTGAAGTTGCTAAACGTCTCCCTGCATCATGGgacacgcatacacccacccTTAACAGCAACAGGAATAACAAGACCAAGAGCTTACAGTCCCCCATCCACTTCATTGCATCTCACAGTCACCCACACATTGAATTTGTCTTGCCCACATTAACCACCCATCCAACCCATCCATTCCATTCCCTGatcaaatcaaaatcaaaGACACCACtgacggcctcaagcgcgaCAAATACCGTGACAGAGTCCTATCCGAAATTAGCGTACTTGAAGAATGTCATGCCAGCGTTCTTGGCTACTCAGATGGGCACGCGGCAGTGTCCAATGGCATTCAGAAAGTTGGCGTCGGCTACGTTATACGTGCTGGAAAAGGACTCTGTCATTGTCGTTG CGTTCATGAAAGCTAAACAAATAGCCGAAAGCCAAGGTTATTGCAAAATACGTATATATTGCGACAACCAGTCCGCCGTTAAATCAATCGCCGACCTCTCACGACATCCGTGCCAATTTGCATCTAGAGCATTCGTCACCGCCACCAAGGCATTCGTGGCGGAACACCCAGAACAATCCATTCACATCACCTGGACGCCCGGGCACAACGGAGTCGAAGGCAACGAAACAGCGGACCGCTTGGCTAACGAAGGAGCTAGAGTGGCCCCGACCCCCATATTCAATCGCACCATCACATGGGCAAAAGAACAGGCAACCCGCAAAACCATAcgtacatggaagaaagcatGGTACGAGCACTCAGAATCACGCATTAACTCGAAATATTACATACCCCGCCCACCCGCACTCAAACTGCACCCCATATTCAACTCAAGCAAGCTGGGCAGGGACATTGAGTGCCGCCTCGTACAATACCTCACCGGACACGGCCATTACGGCAAGTACCATGCACAATTCCACCACAATGTAGATCCCAGATGCGCCTGCGGGGAGTCGGATGAGACAATTTTTCATTTAACCACCTCCTGTCCCGCTACGGCGGGACACAGGGGGATACTCagtgagttttccaccaACATTAGTGATCCCACACTGTTTGGTTCCCTTGCAGGTCTTGAAGCAGTCGCAAAGTTCATAGCCAAGACGGGCATAggccgaagacgaggaggcccgCAGGCAGCCGCTCATTCCATGTAA